Proteins encoded in a region of the Geobacillus genomosp. 3 genome:
- a CDS encoding OsmC family protein, translated as MKTTVTWNGNMSFSGQSVSGVTIPIDAAKDVGGNDSGARPMELLLHALAGCTGIDIILILQKMRLDVRAFSMEVEGTRADDHPKRFTDIHIHYALEGDLPEEKVARAIRLSKEKYCSVSHSLSAAITASYSINGVRGKETI; from the coding sequence GTGAAAACGACCGTCACGTGGAACGGAAATATGTCATTCAGCGGTCAAAGCGTTTCCGGTGTCACCATTCCGATCGATGCGGCCAAAGACGTTGGCGGCAACGATTCGGGCGCCCGGCCGATGGAGCTTTTGCTTCACGCCTTGGCCGGCTGCACCGGCATTGACATCATATTGATCTTGCAAAAAATGCGGCTTGACGTCCGCGCGTTTTCGATGGAGGTGGAAGGAACGCGGGCGGATGACCATCCGAAGCGGTTTACCGACATTCATATTCATTACGCGCTTGAAGGCGATTTGCCGGAAGAGAAAGTTGCCCGTGCCATTCGATTGTCAAAAGAAAAATATTGCTCCGTTTCCCATTCGCTCAGCGCTGCCATTACGGCGAGCTATTCGATTAACGGCGTTCGCGGGAAGGAAACGATTTAG
- the plsY gene encoding glycerol-3-phosphate 1-O-acyltransferase PlsY → MIALILLIAYLLGSIPFALLVGKIGYGIDIREHGSGNLGGTNTFRVLGAKAGTIVIVGDMLKGTLAASLPMFFSVPVHPLLAGAVAVIGHMYPVFAKFRGGKAVATSGGVMLFYSPLFFLSLIAVFLIVLAISRYVSLSSMAVALYAAVYTVFFTDDIPLMAAVLLLASFIFYRHRANIKRIVNKTEPKIQWPGRRS, encoded by the coding sequence ATGATAGCACTTATTTTGCTTATCGCTTATCTTCTCGGTTCGATCCCGTTTGCCCTTCTCGTCGGAAAAATCGGCTACGGGATCGACATTCGCGAACACGGAAGCGGCAATCTCGGGGGGACGAACACGTTCCGCGTTCTCGGAGCGAAAGCGGGAACGATCGTCATTGTCGGGGATATGTTGAAAGGAACGCTGGCGGCGAGCTTGCCGATGTTTTTTTCCGTCCCGGTCCATCCACTCTTGGCCGGGGCGGTTGCGGTAATTGGCCATATGTATCCGGTGTTTGCGAAATTTCGCGGCGGCAAGGCGGTGGCGACATCGGGCGGGGTAATGCTGTTTTATTCGCCGCTTTTCTTTTTGTCGCTCATCGCCGTCTTTCTGATCGTCTTGGCCATTTCGCGGTACGTGTCGCTGTCATCGATGGCGGTGGCGCTTTACGCCGCAGTGTACACCGTCTTTTTCACCGACGACATTCCGTTGATGGCGGCCGTTTTGTTGCTTGCTTCATTTATATTCTACCGCCACCGCGCCAATATCAAACGCATTGTGAACAAAACGGAACCGAAAATTCAATGGCCGGGACGCCGCTCTTGA
- a CDS encoding RsmF rRNA methyltransferase first C-terminal domain-containing protein, whose product MMLPEQFVEKMKTLLQEEADEFFAAYKREKANGLRVNPLKVRPAWAETAPFSLTPIPFCPTGFYCGRSDQPGKHPYHAAGLYYIQEPSAMAVAEALQPEPGDMVLDLCAAPGGKTTQLGAMMKNKGLLVANEIHPKRVKALAENVERFGLTNTVVINETPEALAERFPGFFDKILVDAPCSGEGMFRKEEEAASFWSPAYVEQCAARQRRILESAYAMLKEGGILVYSTCTFSPEENEQTVEWLLETYDDLRLLPIAKIGGIEPGRPEWTKTNRAELECVARLWPHRLKGEGHFVAKLQKQRPTPPWSGRWAKANAPKAAVRLYRQFEQQSLQTEQHGTVISFGSHLAMLPDRCPDLSGLKVMRAGLHLGETKKERFEPNHALALALRAGEAKHVLDLSSSSRECLQYWRGETLSTGGDRGWLLVTVDGFPFAWGKEVKGTVKNFYPKGLRLV is encoded by the coding sequence CTGATGTTGCCAGAACAATTTGTAGAAAAAATGAAAACGTTGCTTCAAGAAGAAGCGGACGAATTTTTCGCCGCCTACAAAAGGGAAAAAGCAAACGGCCTGCGCGTCAATCCGTTGAAAGTCCGCCCTGCTTGGGCGGAAACGGCGCCGTTTTCTCTCACACCCATACCGTTTTGTCCGACCGGGTTTTATTGCGGACGAAGCGATCAACCGGGAAAACATCCGTACCACGCGGCAGGGTTATACTACATTCAGGAGCCGAGCGCCATGGCGGTCGCCGAGGCGCTGCAGCCTGAGCCGGGGGATATGGTGCTTGACTTGTGCGCCGCTCCCGGCGGAAAAACAACTCAACTTGGCGCGATGATGAAAAACAAAGGGCTGCTCGTCGCCAACGAAATTCACCCGAAGCGGGTCAAAGCGTTGGCGGAGAACGTCGAGCGGTTCGGATTGACGAACACCGTTGTCATCAATGAAACTCCCGAAGCGCTCGCCGAGCGGTTCCCCGGTTTTTTTGACAAAATTTTAGTTGACGCTCCGTGCTCAGGGGAAGGCATGTTCCGGAAAGAAGAAGAGGCCGCCTCGTTTTGGAGTCCGGCCTATGTGGAACAATGCGCGGCGAGGCAGCGGCGCATTTTAGAAAGCGCCTATGCCATGCTGAAAGAAGGCGGCATTCTCGTCTATTCGACATGCACATTCTCGCCCGAGGAAAACGAGCAAACGGTGGAATGGCTGCTCGAGACGTACGATGATTTGCGGTTGCTGCCGATTGCGAAAATCGGCGGCATCGAGCCGGGGCGGCCGGAGTGGACGAAAACGAACCGGGCCGAACTTGAATGCGTCGCCCGTCTTTGGCCGCACCGTCTCAAAGGAGAAGGGCATTTTGTCGCCAAGCTGCAAAAACAGCGGCCGACTCCGCCATGGAGCGGGCGGTGGGCAAAAGCGAACGCACCGAAAGCAGCCGTCCGATTGTACCGCCAATTTGAACAACAATCATTGCAAACCGAGCAGCACGGGACGGTCATCTCGTTTGGCAGCCATTTGGCCATGCTGCCGGACCGGTGCCCGGATTTGTCCGGCTTAAAAGTGATGCGCGCCGGACTTCATCTTGGCGAGACCAAAAAAGAGCGGTTTGAGCCAAACCATGCTCTCGCCTTGGCATTGCGGGCGGGCGAAGCGAAACACGTGCTTGACTTATCAAGCAGCAGCCGGGAATGCCTTCAGTATTGGCGCGGTGAAACGCTGTCCACCGGCGGCGACCGCGGCTGGCTGCTCGTGACGGTGGACGGATTTCCGTTCGCTTGGGGAAAAGAAGTTAAAGGAACGGTGAAAAACTTTTATCCAAAAGGACTGCGCCTTGTCTAA
- a CDS encoding YpmS family protein yields MNWKRAFWTLAAVNAAVLVLVAVWLLQPSPPVKRPARPDVEGASFTVYSKKEHLNAVINDYLAEKTKDHPLRYDVWLADRVYVSSEIPIFEREVELVVSFVPKVMKGGNVELVEPVISLGDWKLPVTYVLRYLQKHAPLPDEVVIDPEQARIYVALHEIRFGNGYQVAAKKIDLAADEIVFTLTIPTNRPR; encoded by the coding sequence ATGAATTGGAAACGAGCGTTTTGGACGTTGGCGGCCGTCAATGCCGCTGTCCTTGTCTTGGTGGCTGTTTGGCTGCTGCAGCCGTCTCCGCCGGTAAAACGGCCGGCGCGCCCGGACGTGGAAGGGGCTTCGTTTACGGTATACTCGAAGAAAGAGCATTTGAACGCCGTTATTAACGACTATTTGGCAGAAAAAACGAAAGACCATCCGCTCCGGTACGACGTTTGGCTTGCCGACCGCGTCTACGTCTCAAGCGAAATTCCGATTTTTGAACGCGAAGTCGAGCTCGTCGTCTCGTTTGTGCCGAAAGTCATGAAAGGCGGGAACGTCGAGCTTGTCGAACCGGTCATTTCGCTTGGCGACTGGAAGCTGCCGGTGACATACGTGCTTCGCTACTTGCAAAAGCATGCGCCGCTGCCGGATGAAGTTGTCATTGATCCGGAGCAGGCCCGCATTTATGTGGCGCTCCATGAGATCCGTTTTGGCAACGGGTATCAAGTGGCGGCGAAAAAAATCGATTTGGCGGCCGATGAAATCGTATTTACCTTAACGATCCCGACAAACCGTCCGCGGTAA
- a CDS encoding SGNH/GDSL hydrolase family protein has product MIRWGWLFVLGMLLAGCTVLPAGGKPDRPHETAIRQPEAKPLPKDIHLVALGDSLTEGVGDGEGKGGYVGRLIPLLAAEDGVRTVTVTNAGKRGRRINELEPVIRAHQAELERAHIITITIGGNDVMNVVRSHFFDLSYERFANESQRFAERLDHLLLLLRTINPDAVVVLIGLYNPFSTTLPNIPEIDAVIVEWNRASNAVLSRYPRTIFVDIQDMFADRDDLLHRDEFHPNAAGYELMAMRIYEALDARKEWWAN; this is encoded by the coding sequence GCCGGCGGGAAGCCAGACCGCCCACATGAGACCGCCATCAGGCAGCCGGAAGCAAAGCCGTTACCCAAAGACATTCACCTCGTCGCGTTAGGCGATTCATTGACCGAAGGAGTCGGAGACGGCGAAGGGAAAGGAGGCTATGTTGGCCGCCTTATCCCGCTTTTGGCGGCGGAAGACGGGGTGCGGACGGTGACGGTTACGAATGCCGGAAAGCGGGGCCGGCGCATCAACGAACTTGAACCGGTTATTCGCGCCCACCAAGCGGAGCTCGAGCGGGCGCATATCATTACGATTACGATCGGCGGCAACGATGTGATGAATGTCGTCCGCTCGCATTTTTTTGATTTATCGTACGAGCGGTTTGCGAACGAGAGCCAGCGATTTGCCGAGCGGCTCGATCACCTGTTGCTGTTGTTGCGCACGATCAACCCGGATGCGGTCGTTGTGCTCATCGGCTTATACAACCCGTTTTCCACGACATTGCCGAACATTCCGGAAATTGACGCCGTCATCGTTGAATGGAACCGTGCGAGCAACGCGGTGCTTTCCCGCTATCCGCGCACGATCTTTGTGGATATTCAAGATATGTTTGCCGACCGCGATGATTTGCTTCACCGCGATGAATTTCATCCAAACGCCGCGGGATATGAACTAATGGCGATGCGGATATATGAAGCGCTGGACGCGCGAAAAGAGTGGTGGGCGAACTGA